In Leucobacter insecticola, one DNA window encodes the following:
- a CDS encoding virulence RhuM family protein has protein sequence MSDGEMILYTNDDGAQIQLRAVGGSVWLTQMQIAELYGTSKQNVQQVIARILADEEVSEATVNSELTIRTEGSRQVRRTVKTYNLDMILAVGYRVTSPRAVQFRQWATNVLREYLVKGFAMDDAKLKAADGRDYFDEWLERIRSIRASEKRFYQKIRDLYSTAVDYDAKADTARQFFATVQNKMLWAVTGHTAAEIVKLRSDPVAPNMGLTSWSGDVVRKGDVVTAKNYLASEEITELDRIVTMYLDYAEDQAKRRQAMTMADWADRLDAFLRFNERELLTHAGTVRAAVAKALAESRYDEYDSARNLREASDSDAADLEALRAIERTLEENS, from the coding sequence ATGAGTGACGGCGAGATGATCCTCTACACGAACGACGATGGCGCGCAGATTCAGTTGCGCGCCGTCGGTGGCAGCGTGTGGTTGACCCAGATGCAGATCGCGGAGCTGTACGGCACGTCGAAACAGAATGTGCAACAGGTTATCGCCCGAATTCTCGCTGACGAAGAGGTAAGCGAGGCAACTGTCAACTCAGAGTTGACCATTCGAACAGAGGGCAGCAGGCAGGTTCGACGCACGGTCAAGACGTACAACCTCGACATGATTCTCGCGGTGGGCTACCGGGTAACCTCACCACGCGCCGTGCAATTTCGGCAGTGGGCGACGAACGTACTGCGCGAGTACCTGGTTAAGGGCTTCGCCATGGACGATGCGAAGCTCAAAGCAGCTGACGGCCGGGACTACTTCGACGAGTGGCTTGAGCGGATCCGCTCGATCCGCGCCTCCGAGAAGCGTTTCTACCAGAAGATTCGCGACCTCTACTCCACCGCCGTTGACTACGACGCGAAAGCCGACACCGCGCGCCAATTCTTCGCGACTGTGCAGAACAAAATGCTCTGGGCCGTCACCGGGCACACCGCCGCGGAGATCGTGAAACTACGCAGTGACCCCGTTGCCCCTAACATGGGCCTCACCTCGTGGAGCGGCGACGTCGTGCGAAAAGGCGATGTGGTTACCGCAAAGAACTACCTTGCGAGCGAAGAAATCACCGAGCTCGACCGCATCGTCACCATGTATCTCGACTACGCCGAAGACCAGGCCAAACGCCGCCAGGCCATGACGATGGCAGACTGGGCCGATCGTCTCGACGCCTTTCTCCGCTTCAACGAACGCGAGCTGTTGACCCACGCGGGCACCGTGCGCGCTGCGGTTGCGAAGGCCCTCGCCGAGAGTCGATACGACGAATACGACAGCGCCCGTAACCTGCGCGAGGCGAGCGACTCAGACGCCGCCGATCTTGAAGCGCTGCGCGCCATCGAACGAACCCTTGAGGAGAACTCATGA
- the brxC gene encoding BREX system P-loop protein BrxC has protein sequence MITINEIFAKDVQRQIEGVIKADDSSRLGVEVDEYVLTNEAAKGLEHTLEAYTASAGGPVANGVWISGFFGSGKSHLLKMLAHLLGDVDGHDYTRSEASASFRNKAEGAFLPALIAKADAIPAKSLLFNIDQKATLITKDQTDALLRVFVKVFDESRGYYGNQGHIARFERDLDSRGQLAAFVAAFERRASMPWSQGREQSALEAANIDEAFAEVNGSSSPGIIRQYNSSYHVSIEDFADEVAAWLAQQPEGFRLNFFVDEVGQFIGTNTQLMLNLQTIAESLATKCDGRAWIFVTSQEDMEKVGGDRTKTQANDFSKIQARFKNRLKLTSQDVEEVIRKRLLTKSAAATPQIAELYAAEHANFKTVFDFVDGTSYPSYRGEEHFIGTYPFVSYQFPLFQAAIEGISEHNLFEGRNSSVGERSMLGVVQEAAKHLADQPLGALAPFDQMFEGIRSALKAATHRAILDAENLAKDGRLSELALRLLKALFLVKYVERFKATPRNLTVLVYDRFGADLTQLGKEVREALTELEAQTFVQRMGDTFQYLSNEEQRIEQAIKSVDIDSSEVSKRLFSMLSDSVVKTPKVTHAKNGQIFPFGYKLDGAAMSRQQELALHFMSPDTDLSLEQIKGHSAGLAELRVVIPSDSQGILNDLALFIKTDKYLRQESLSSQAENAQLILGVKRTQNNEREKELIERLRVAVGRATLVHNATVLDVAATEPMTRIVEGFQRVIAATYTNLGMLGNAKLGEQKIATLAMPPEDGLLDEDVSMLAVPADDVLAHLVMRSKQHEQVTLRQLIDRYTAKPYGWDQWAIVCVVAYLAGVSKVQIAQDSTVLKRSELARSLRDTSKFDRLIVAPQRVYDQRVITAFRKFVVEFTDDGVISKDPLELAREGKQRLEDRLRDLQRLCDSRRYPFLMQLTEPLEMLAGLCDHPAEWFVTDFAGDVVASADELLEAKDHVIDPIRAFVNGPQREIFDSAKQFLQQHDSNLSYLAGGAADLAMSLLDDPQVFRGTGVNRLQGAISELAEQLDVAIEEARDVALADIESRWDRIVETPLYAEATAATREAVADRVHAVQDRVQAEIRISDIQVLARQFSENIFPELHDELVRAAKERTRAAIAAQTESDSAGNDRTVDAANRTAPETISPVKQTVSIARLDLPGRGEVLATVDDVERYLGRLRETLLAAIQNDQNISL, from the coding sequence ATGATCACGATCAACGAGATCTTCGCGAAAGATGTGCAGCGCCAGATCGAGGGTGTCATCAAGGCAGATGATTCGTCTCGTTTGGGCGTCGAGGTAGACGAATATGTGCTCACCAACGAGGCAGCGAAAGGTTTGGAGCACACCCTAGAGGCGTATACGGCGTCAGCCGGTGGTCCCGTTGCAAACGGTGTTTGGATATCGGGTTTCTTCGGCTCGGGCAAGTCGCACCTGCTGAAGATGCTGGCGCATTTACTCGGTGATGTTGACGGCCATGACTATACGCGCAGCGAAGCTTCGGCGTCGTTTCGCAACAAAGCCGAGGGTGCTTTTTTGCCCGCGCTTATCGCTAAGGCCGATGCGATCCCGGCGAAGAGTCTGCTGTTCAACATTGATCAGAAGGCGACGCTGATCACGAAGGATCAGACCGATGCCCTGCTGCGGGTGTTTGTGAAGGTCTTTGACGAGTCGCGCGGCTACTACGGTAACCAGGGGCACATCGCCCGCTTTGAGCGGGATCTCGATAGCCGCGGTCAGCTGGCGGCGTTTGTCGCGGCCTTCGAACGTCGAGCGAGCATGCCCTGGTCTCAGGGACGCGAACAGAGCGCGCTTGAGGCCGCGAATATTGACGAGGCATTCGCCGAGGTGAACGGAAGCTCGAGCCCGGGCATCATCCGTCAATACAACTCGAGCTATCACGTGTCAATTGAAGATTTTGCCGATGAGGTGGCGGCCTGGCTCGCACAGCAGCCCGAGGGGTTTCGGCTGAACTTCTTTGTCGACGAGGTCGGCCAGTTTATTGGCACGAACACGCAGCTCATGCTCAACCTGCAGACCATCGCTGAGTCGCTCGCTACGAAATGTGACGGCCGTGCGTGGATCTTCGTGACTTCACAAGAAGACATGGAGAAGGTCGGTGGCGACCGCACCAAGACGCAGGCGAACGACTTCTCAAAGATTCAGGCGCGTTTCAAGAACCGGCTGAAACTCACGAGCCAAGATGTCGAAGAGGTGATTCGCAAGCGATTGCTCACCAAGAGCGCTGCTGCGACGCCACAGATCGCAGAGCTCTATGCGGCGGAGCACGCAAACTTCAAGACGGTCTTTGATTTTGTCGACGGCACGAGCTACCCAAGCTACCGTGGCGAAGAGCACTTCATCGGCACGTATCCCTTCGTGAGCTACCAGTTTCCGCTCTTCCAGGCTGCGATTGAGGGGATCTCGGAACACAATCTCTTCGAGGGGCGGAATAGCTCTGTGGGTGAGCGCTCGATGCTTGGGGTGGTGCAAGAGGCTGCGAAGCACCTCGCAGATCAGCCACTCGGTGCGCTCGCCCCCTTCGATCAGATGTTTGAGGGTATTCGCAGTGCGCTGAAGGCGGCTACGCACCGTGCGATTCTCGACGCTGAGAACCTGGCGAAAGACGGCAGGTTGAGCGAATTGGCGCTGCGCCTGCTCAAGGCTCTCTTCTTGGTGAAATACGTCGAACGTTTCAAAGCGACACCCCGCAACCTCACGGTGCTCGTATATGACCGATTTGGCGCAGACCTCACTCAACTCGGTAAAGAGGTGCGAGAGGCCCTCACCGAGCTTGAAGCGCAGACCTTTGTTCAACGAATGGGCGACACCTTTCAATACCTGAGCAATGAAGAGCAACGTATCGAACAAGCGATCAAGAGTGTCGACATCGATTCCTCAGAAGTCTCGAAACGCCTGTTCTCCATGCTGAGCGATTCGGTCGTGAAGACTCCAAAAGTGACACACGCCAAGAACGGGCAGATCTTCCCGTTCGGGTACAAGCTTGACGGCGCAGCGATGAGTCGGCAGCAAGAGCTTGCTCTGCACTTCATGAGCCCCGACACCGATTTGAGCTTGGAACAGATCAAGGGCCACAGTGCGGGTTTGGCCGAACTACGAGTGGTGATCCCGAGCGATAGTCAGGGCATTCTGAATGACCTCGCGTTGTTCATCAAAACTGACAAGTACCTCAGGCAGGAGAGCCTGAGCAGCCAGGCTGAGAATGCCCAGCTCATTTTAGGTGTGAAGCGCACACAGAATAACGAGCGCGAAAAAGAGCTCATTGAGCGTCTGCGTGTGGCGGTTGGTCGCGCGACGCTGGTGCATAACGCGACGGTGTTGGACGTTGCGGCGACTGAACCGATGACGCGTATTGTCGAAGGCTTCCAGCGGGTGATTGCTGCGACCTACACAAACCTTGGCATGCTGGGCAACGCGAAACTGGGTGAGCAGAAGATCGCAACCCTCGCAATGCCGCCGGAAGACGGCCTGCTTGATGAAGATGTGAGCATGCTCGCGGTGCCCGCCGATGATGTGCTGGCACACCTGGTGATGCGCAGCAAACAGCACGAGCAGGTGACGCTGCGCCAGCTAATCGACAGGTACACCGCGAAGCCCTATGGCTGGGACCAGTGGGCCATCGTGTGTGTGGTGGCCTATCTTGCCGGGGTGTCAAAGGTGCAGATCGCGCAAGATTCGACAGTGCTGAAGCGCTCGGAACTTGCTCGTTCTCTGCGCGACACGAGCAAGTTTGATCGGTTGATCGTGGCCCCGCAGCGGGTATACGACCAGCGCGTGATCACGGCATTTCGTAAGTTTGTGGTCGAGTTCACTGACGATGGTGTGATCTCGAAAGATCCGTTGGAGCTTGCGCGCGAGGGCAAGCAGCGGCTTGAAGATCGGCTACGCGACTTACAGCGTTTGTGTGATTCGCGCAGGTACCCATTTCTCATGCAGCTCACTGAGCCTCTTGAGATGCTTGCCGGTCTGTGTGACCACCCGGCTGAGTGGTTTGTGACTGATTTTGCTGGCGACGTCGTGGCGAGTGCTGATGAACTCCTCGAAGCGAAAGACCACGTAATCGACCCGATCCGGGCGTTTGTGAATGGCCCGCAGCGCGAGATATTTGACAGCGCGAAGCAGTTCTTGCAACAGCACGATTCGAACCTGTCGTACCTGGCGGGCGGCGCGGCAGATCTGGCGATGAGCCTACTGGATGACCCACAGGTGTTTCGCGGTACCGGGGTCAATCGCCTGCAGGGCGCGATCTCGGAGCTGGCGGAGCAGCTTGATGTGGCGATTGAGGAGGCGCGTGACGTGGCGCTCGCTGATATCGAGTCTCGCTGGGACCGCATCGTTGAGACGCCATTGTATGCCGAGGCAACAGCGGCGACTCGCGAGGCGGTGGCCGATCGTGTGCATGCGGTGCAGGACCGCGTGCAGGCGGAGATTCGCATTTCTGACATTCAGGTGCTGGCAAGGCAGTTTTCGGAGAACATCTTCCCGGAACTGCATGACGAGTTGGTGCGCGCGGCCAAGGAACGGACACGGGCTGCGATCGCCGCCCAAACAGAGTCCGACTCGGCTGGGAACGATAGAACCGTTGATGCCGCAAATCGCACAGCACCCGAGACAATCAGCCCAGTGAAGCAGACCGTCTCGATCGCACGACTTGATCTGCCCGGCAGGGGCGAAGTGCTTGCCACGGTTGACGACGTTGAACGCTACCTGGGCCGTCTGCGCGAGACACTGCTTGCGGCGATCCAGAACGACCAGAACATTTCACTCTAG
- a CDS encoding DUF1788 domain-containing protein — protein MQDKQRTLESDEQHLYRVLRSDRFLRMEGLSNEIPFFIYHYPPENELPVREIRDRVTTKLQTEDGLRIANINMYDLAVDLLRKRGVWDRLAEFELQEDKREFREGLQNMLEPKAHLAPAIRSILAETPSDMVFLAGLGEVWPYIRTHTVLENLQSVVTEQPLLLWFPGRYAFSQATGHELRPLNLSASDSYYRAKDIMEQEA, from the coding sequence GTGCAAGACAAGCAGCGCACCCTTGAGTCTGACGAGCAGCACCTGTATCGGGTCTTGCGAAGCGACCGTTTTCTGCGCATGGAGGGCCTCTCGAACGAGATCCCGTTCTTCATCTACCACTATCCGCCAGAGAACGAGTTGCCGGTGCGTGAGATTCGGGATCGCGTCACCACCAAGCTACAAACTGAAGACGGCCTGCGTATCGCGAATATCAATATGTACGACCTCGCGGTTGACTTGCTGCGCAAGCGTGGGGTGTGGGACCGTCTTGCCGAGTTTGAGCTACAAGAGGACAAACGCGAGTTTCGCGAAGGGCTGCAGAACATGTTGGAGCCGAAAGCTCATTTGGCCCCGGCTATTCGTAGCATCCTCGCCGAAACACCTAGCGACATGGTGTTTCTTGCTGGCCTTGGCGAAGTCTGGCCATACATTCGCACGCACACGGTGCTAGAAAACCTGCAAAGCGTCGTGACTGAACAGCCACTGCTCTTGTGGTTTCCGGGGCGGTACGCATTCTCCCAGGCAACCGGCCATGAGCTCAGGCCGTTGAACCTTTCAGCGAGCGACAGCTATTACCGGGCCAAAGACATTATGGAACAGGAAGCGTAG
- a CDS encoding DUF1819 family protein, with protein sequence MTEDYAERYTLSFTTGGLLAREADVLVPLYLRSRDWTAVRRQTVAENPLQISTTSALTRITRELVQRLSVLTPGELEFFDQASPTERTHIMWLAVCHRYTFIAEFAEEVLRERFLTMNRTLDLEVFDRFIIGKGLWHPELDELAMSTRVKLRANLFRMMREAGFLTESGDMMPAILSPSVTRLLQAHHPSAVRFFPAAVSSEVST encoded by the coding sequence ATGACGGAAGACTACGCTGAGCGCTACACGCTCTCCTTTACCACGGGAGGGCTGCTGGCGCGCGAAGCAGATGTTCTTGTCCCCCTCTATCTGCGCTCGCGCGATTGGACTGCGGTCAGACGGCAAACAGTCGCCGAGAACCCGCTGCAGATTTCGACCACAAGCGCGCTCACACGTATCACCCGCGAACTCGTGCAACGCCTTAGCGTACTCACCCCGGGCGAGCTCGAATTCTTTGACCAGGCGAGCCCCACAGAACGGACGCACATCATGTGGCTCGCCGTTTGCCACCGATACACGTTCATCGCAGAATTCGCCGAAGAGGTGCTTCGCGAACGGTTCCTCACGATGAACCGCACGCTCGATCTCGAGGTGTTCGACCGCTTCATTATCGGAAAGGGGCTGTGGCACCCGGAGCTGGACGAGCTTGCGATGTCGACGCGAGTGAAACTGCGAGCCAACTTGTTTCGTATGATGAGGGAGGCAGGGTTCTTGACAGAGTCGGGAGACATGATGCCCGCGATCCTGTCGCCGAGTGTCACGAGGCTGCTCCAAGCGCACCATCCGAGTGCGGTCCGTTTCTTCCCAGCAGCCGTTTCGAGCGAGGTGTCCACGTAG
- a CDS encoding HPP family protein, translating into MMQIPRLIPISKAPARPAFSTLLAATLTTVAALMALVGLGLLSGHLLLIPPMAASMALIAGAPSLPLSQPRHVVGGQIVSAMIGVLIGLVDTSLWAAAVAGGLALGAMLFMRISHSPAAATAVVGVAVTDGRFSFVVCVALAALVLVAFGLLRSALKRTAYPAYWW; encoded by the coding sequence ATGATGCAGATCCCGCGGTTGATACCGATCAGCAAGGCACCCGCACGCCCGGCTTTCTCAACGTTGTTGGCGGCAACACTCACGACTGTCGCCGCGCTCATGGCACTTGTTGGGCTGGGTCTTCTGTCGGGGCATCTCCTCCTCATCCCGCCGATGGCGGCCAGTATGGCGCTTATCGCGGGCGCGCCCTCATTGCCGCTGTCACAGCCCCGCCATGTTGTCGGAGGGCAGATCGTCTCTGCGATGATCGGCGTGCTGATCGGGTTGGTCGACACCTCGCTGTGGGCGGCGGCTGTCGCAGGGGGTCTCGCCCTCGGTGCGATGCTGTTCATGCGCATATCGCACTCTCCGGCCGCCGCGACTGCCGTCGTTGGAGTGGCGGTGACGGATGGGCGGTTCTCTTTCGTTGTCTGCGTTGCGCTCGCCGCCCTCGTGCTGGTCGCGTTTGGGCTCCTCCGTTCCGCCCTGAAGCGCACCGCATACCCGGCGTACTGGTGGTGA
- a CDS encoding TetR/AcrR family transcriptional regulator produces MTPHSEADQLLDAAEELFYENGYQSVGMDALRAAAGLPLKRIYSLFAGKEAISVAMLDRRDQRWHSALAADVDQETLPEKRVLAIFDWLSVWLASEGHRGCAWINAFGELGGTSPEVTEAVRRHKTRLRNYVNELVAETDAPRSVADAIFLLVEGCMVTAGISGNSGAATEAKIAAARLLDA; encoded by the coding sequence ATGACTCCTCACTCTGAAGCCGACCAGCTACTGGACGCAGCCGAAGAACTCTTCTATGAAAACGGGTACCAGTCCGTCGGAATGGATGCCCTTCGCGCCGCAGCCGGCCTGCCACTCAAAAGGATCTACTCCCTGTTTGCGGGCAAGGAAGCAATCTCGGTCGCGATGCTGGATCGGCGCGACCAGCGATGGCACAGCGCTCTCGCGGCAGACGTCGACCAAGAAACGCTGCCGGAAAAGCGCGTACTGGCGATATTTGACTGGCTCTCCGTCTGGCTCGCTAGCGAAGGACATCGCGGTTGCGCCTGGATTAACGCGTTCGGCGAGTTGGGCGGAACCTCGCCGGAGGTCACCGAAGCGGTGCGTCGACACAAGACCCGGCTTCGAAACTACGTGAACGAGTTGGTAGCCGAAACCGACGCTCCGCGCTCAGTCGCCGATGCCATCTTCCTGCTCGTCGAAGGCTGCATGGTGACCGCGGGGATATCGGGTAACTCTGGCGCGGCAACTGAAGCCAAGATCGCCGCAGCGCGACTGCTGGATGCTTGA
- a CDS encoding type II toxin-antitoxin system VapC family toxin, whose protein sequence is MVTYFDTSALIPLVVEEAGTEKATVVWAMATQCVSSALIEVESFAALAAAERGGRFSGDNRQALEDSVTELFAVMTRVLPSRELIREDSVLAREESLRGYDAMHLATALSIALGVSGTSGRDESMVFASGDAALLAAAHRRGLTVVDTSESIAGHQDM, encoded by the coding sequence GTGGTCACATATTTTGACACCTCGGCTCTGATCCCACTGGTAGTTGAGGAAGCTGGGACGGAGAAAGCGACTGTGGTCTGGGCGATGGCAACCCAGTGTGTGTCATCTGCGCTGATTGAAGTCGAGTCATTCGCGGCGTTGGCGGCTGCAGAACGTGGCGGCCGATTTTCGGGCGACAATCGCCAGGCTCTCGAGGATTCGGTGACCGAGCTATTTGCTGTGATGACCCGGGTGCTTCCGAGCAGAGAACTCATTCGCGAGGACTCTGTGCTTGCTCGGGAAGAATCATTGCGCGGATACGACGCGATGCACCTGGCAACGGCTCTCTCGATCGCACTTGGTGTTTCAGGCACCTCGGGTCGAGATGAGTCGATGGTCTTTGCGAGCGGTGATGCCGCACTTCTGGCAGCTGCGCACAGGCGAGGTTTGACAGTAGTGGACACTTCGGAGTCGATCGCGGGCCATCAGGACATGTGA
- a CDS encoding type II toxin-antitoxin system Phd/YefM family antitoxin, giving the protein MSSVGIRELKNHLSAHLTLVKQGGELTVTEHGKPVAMLVPFPRSEAQKTLDELVALGLAIPPSNPVRVTPRPINLGIGVSDLVAEQRR; this is encoded by the coding sequence ATGAGCAGTGTAGGGATCAGGGAACTCAAGAACCATCTCAGCGCGCACCTCACGCTTGTGAAGCAGGGTGGAGAGCTCACGGTTACCGAGCATGGCAAGCCAGTTGCAATGCTCGTTCCTTTCCCTCGGAGTGAAGCGCAAAAGACCCTTGATGAACTCGTTGCGCTGGGCCTTGCCATTCCTCCAAGCAATCCGGTGAGGGTGACTCCCCGGCCGATCAACTTGGGTATCGGGGTCTCGGATCTGGTTGCCGAGCAGCGGAGATAG
- a CDS encoding ABC transporter ATP-binding protein, translated as MTGGARGRGSRVSAGDTQLQREINAQAPDIPMLGRRIAELFTPYRGQLVVIVSLVLVSAALGILPPLLTERVFDDGLFPPGGGPNIPVLAWLVGGMILAYVLSAGLGIAQTLFTARVGNRVMGDLRVKLFAHLQSMELGFFTRTKTGVIQSRLQNDVGGVANVLTNTVSNVIGNTVTVMAAGVAMLLLSWQLTLIAVVLMPLIVWAQRRVGQVRAKIAGRTQESLSEMTAITQESLSVSGVLLAKTFSRQHDETERYASENRTQIELQVRQTMSGQVFFALVSVFMSAIPAIVYLVSGWLIARGQGEGFDPGITAGTIVAFTTVQSRLLFPLMALMRVALDLQTSKALFARIFEYLDLKPAITDPPDAREPSSAPGADGRIEFHEVSFRYPDTAPEDPPTINEVSFVVEPGEFVAFVGASGSGKTTIGSLIPRLYDATSGSVRYGDDDVRELRQTALMDRIGVVTQESYLFHASIAANLRYAKPEASDAELEAAARLANIHDTIASFPDGYDTIVGERGYRLSGGEKQRIAIARVLLKNPRVLVLDEATSALDTVNERIVQRALDGARSGRTTIAIAHRLSTVIEADRIYVVGGGRILEQGTHAELLAREGAYAELYAQQR; from the coding sequence ATGACCGGCGGGGCACGAGGGCGCGGCAGTCGTGTGTCTGCGGGCGACACGCAGTTGCAGCGCGAGATCAACGCCCAGGCCCCCGATATCCCGATGCTTGGGCGAAGGATCGCCGAGCTATTCACGCCCTATCGCGGGCAGCTGGTCGTGATCGTGTCGTTGGTGCTCGTTTCCGCCGCGCTCGGAATTCTGCCCCCGCTCTTGACGGAGCGGGTCTTCGATGACGGCCTGTTTCCGCCAGGCGGCGGGCCCAATATTCCTGTTTTGGCATGGCTCGTCGGCGGCATGATTCTCGCCTATGTCCTCTCGGCTGGGCTCGGGATCGCGCAGACCTTGTTTACCGCGCGCGTGGGTAACCGCGTCATGGGAGATCTGCGCGTCAAGCTGTTCGCGCACCTGCAGTCGATGGAGCTCGGCTTTTTCACCCGCACGAAGACCGGCGTGATTCAGTCGCGGCTGCAAAACGACGTCGGCGGTGTCGCGAATGTGCTCACCAATACGGTGTCGAACGTGATTGGGAACACCGTCACCGTGATGGCGGCGGGTGTGGCGATGCTGCTGCTGAGCTGGCAGCTCACGCTGATCGCCGTGGTGCTGATGCCGTTGATCGTCTGGGCGCAGCGTCGCGTGGGGCAGGTCCGCGCGAAGATCGCGGGGCGCACTCAAGAATCCTTGTCCGAGATGACCGCGATCACACAGGAGTCGCTCTCCGTCTCGGGTGTGCTTCTTGCCAAGACCTTTTCTCGCCAGCACGACGAGACCGAACGCTACGCCAGTGAGAACCGCACGCAGATCGAGTTGCAGGTGCGGCAAACGATGAGCGGGCAGGTGTTCTTTGCGCTGGTGAGTGTGTTCATGTCGGCGATCCCCGCGATCGTATATCTGGTGTCAGGCTGGCTTATCGCCCGCGGGCAGGGTGAGGGCTTTGATCCCGGGATCACCGCCGGCACCATCGTCGCCTTCACCACGGTGCAGTCCAGGCTGCTGTTTCCGCTGATGGCGCTGATGCGGGTGGCGCTCGACCTGCAGACCTCTAAGGCGCTGTTCGCCCGGATCTTCGAATACCTGGATCTGAAGCCCGCGATCACCGATCCGCCCGATGCGCGCGAACCCTCAAGTGCGCCCGGCGCCGACGGCCGCATTGAGTTTCACGAGGTGAGCTTCCGGTACCCCGATACCGCTCCCGAGGACCCGCCCACGATTAACGAGGTGTCCTTTGTGGTGGAGCCGGGCGAATTTGTTGCGTTTGTCGGTGCTTCAGGATCGGGCAAGACGACGATCGGCTCACTGATCCCGCGCCTGTACGATGCCACCTCCGGGAGCGTTCGTTACGGCGATGATGATGTACGCGAACTGCGGCAAACAGCTCTGATGGATCGAATCGGCGTGGTCACGCAGGAGTCCTACCTCTTTCACGCCTCTATTGCCGCGAATCTGCGCTACGCGAAGCCGGAGGCGAGCGACGCGGAGCTTGAAGCGGCCGCCCGCCTCGCGAACATCCACGACACGATTGCGTCCTTCCCCGATGGCTACGACACGATCGTGGGGGAGCGCGGGTACCGGCTGTCGGGCGGTGAGAAGCAGCGCATCGCGATCGCGCGCGTGCTGCTGAAGAATCCGCGGGTGCTGGTGCTTGATGAGGCCACGAGTGCGCTCGATACTGTGAACGAGCGCATCGTGCAGCGTGCGCTCGATGGTGCCCGCTCTGGCCGCACCACGATCGCGATCGCTCACCGCCTCTCGACCGTGATTGAGGCGGACCGCATCTACGTGGTCGGTGGGGGCCGGATCCTGGAACAGGGCACCCACGCCGAGCTACTGGCCCGCGAGGGCGCGTACGCGGAGCTCTACGCGCAGCAGCGGTGA